Part of the Aquimarina sp. TRL1 genome, TGATTGGCTTGTCGTCAAAGATCTGAACAAAATCAATGTGTAAGATTTTGTCTGTTACAGGATGGAATTGAATATCCTGAAGGATAGCATTGATGGTTGTTCCATTATCCAATACAATTTCCACGGTATGAACGTCTGGAGTGTACACTAAGTTTTTAAAAGCAATTTCTGGTGCTGAAAAGTGTACAATAGTGTCTCCACCGTAAATAACACAAGGTACCTGTCCAGCATTACGTAAGGCTTTAGTTGCTTTTTTACCTACGCTTTCTCTTTGAGATGCATTGATTGTTAATGACTTCATTTTGATATATATTAATGTTTATTAATTACATAAGAAATTTAGAGCTGATTGATTCGTTGTGGTGTACTCGGTACATCACATCGGCAAATAAATCTGCACATGATACAACTCTAATTTTTTTAGATTCTTTTTTTAATGGGATTGAATCGGTTACAATTAGCTCTTCCAGTTTAGATCCTTCGATTCTTTCATAAGCACTTCCTGATAGGATAGGGTGTGTACAAATTGCACGAACACTTTTTGCACCTCTTTCAATCATTACATCGGCAGCTTTTGTCAATGTTCCGGCAGTATCTACCATATCATCAACTAAAACCACATTTTTTCCCTCTACATTTCCAATAAGCTCCATATGAGAAATTATATTGGCCTTTTCTCGCTGTTTGTAACAGATTACTACGTCACTTGACAGTGCTTTGGAGTATGCGTATGCTCTTTTTGATCCTCCCATATCAGGTGATGCAATCGTAAGATTGTCTAAATTCAGAGACTGTAGATATGGTAAAAATATAGTAGAAGCAAAAAGATGATCAACTGGTTTCTCGAAGAATCCTTGAATTTGAGCTGCATGTAAATCCATAGTGATAATTCGTGTAGCTCCAGCTGTCTCTAACGTTTTAGCGATTAGTTTTGCAGCGATAGGAACTCTCGGCTTGTCTTTTCGATCCTGACGAGCCCATCCGTAGTATGGTAAAACAGCAGTAATATGTCTTGCAGAAGCTCTCTTAGCGGCATCTAACATTAATAACATTTCCATTAAATGATCAGAGTTCGGATGTGTTGATCCGATAATAAAAACTCTGGCTCCTCTTACAGATTCTTCAAAAGAAGGTTGAAACTCTCCATCACTGTAAGTAGACGTAATGACATTACCTAATGTGGCACCATATGAAGCTGCAATTTTTTCTGCTAACTCTGTACTCTGACTACATGCAAAAAACTTTGCCTCAATTGCTGTTTTTGACATAGGGTTTAAAGTGTTGTGTTGTAATTATTTAAAACTAATTTTTGTAAAAACGAGCTGCAAATTTATAAATTTATTTGAAGAGTAACTCTTATTTTATTACTTATTTTATGGAAAGAAAGAAATATTTTTATAATTTTGCCGACCGATAAGATGCTCGAGTGGCGGAATTGGTAGACGCGCTGGATTCAAAATCCAGTTCTTTCGGGAGTGTGGGTTCGATTCCCACCTCGAGTACCAGATAAAAAAACCTTCTGTTTTCAGAAGGTTTTTTGTTTTTTGAAGACATCTTCACAAGGTCAATTTATTCTGCCTCATCATACTTTTATTTTCTTAATTCTTCCCAATTAAAAGTATAGAATACTAATGTTCACTTTCTGAAACTTTAATGCACTGTTCTTTAGAGGAGCTATGTCGTTTCTCATGCATTTTCCTCTTTACGTAGGTTATATTCCGTCATACGTAGAAGAGGCGCTGCTTTAATTTTTACTTTTGATTTAAAGCCATTCTAAATTACGCTTTAAAACCTAGTCACTCAATGATTTCATTTGCAGGACAATAGCATAAAATTATTAAAGTAACTTTCTATTTTTTCTTTACACAATGATGCATGATAATAAGAAATCAAAGACCCCAAATGTTATATCAAGAAAAAAGAATATACCTCCTCTTATAGGGTATATTACGTCTGAAGAAATAAAAAATATTCAAAGCAAAACAGACAAATTAGGAGAGAGAGGGGTTGGTATTTCCTTTTTCTCTTTTGAACATGTGATTACATCTTCGGATTGGAAGTGTTTAAAAAATAAAGCACAGCAATATGAAATAGATTTGTGTTCACTATTCCTAAATAGTTTGATCCCGATTTTGGAAAGATGGAGTTCCCAAAGCTCTTTTTTAGTTGAAACGTCTATTCTTCCTTCAGAGGAAGATCTCCCATTTGCAGAGCAGGTACTGATTGTTCAAAAAACGCCCTGGATTACGATAACAAAATACATAGAGGAGCAACTACAGAATGAAATAAGAGCAGTAGATGCAGAAAATGGCATTCCTATTAGTATTAGATCTAATTTGTGGACAATGCCTCAGGTAGAAAATGATGAAAAAGGTCTTTTGTGTTCGATTGTAGAAAATGATAGAGGAATAACTGTGTGTTGGGAAGTTGATTCTCGTTTTTTCGAAGAGAGAAAGGTACATGAAATGTTTACTTCATGGATATCTTTACTGGACTGGTTACAAGATGAAGAATGGGAAAAACCATTACCAGATATTTTACCAGTGAACCAACGAGAAGTTAGGAACTCGATAAATAATACCCAGATACCTATTGTAAAAAAGACGTTACATCACGACTTTTTTTTACAACCAACTAGAAATATAGCCTTACAATATTATAATGAAGAAGGAAATTATGAGCAGTTGACATATGAAGCATTAGCTCATAAAGTACTTTCTCTGGCAGCAACCTTACAAGCCAAAGGGGTAAAAAAAGGAGATCTTGTAGGAATTACAATTCCCAGAGGTCCCAATCAGATT contains:
- a CDS encoding 50S ribosomal protein L25/general stress protein Ctc, whose amino-acid sequence is MKSLTINASQRESVGKKATKALRNAGQVPCVIYGGDTIVHFSAPEIAFKNLVYTPDVHTVEIVLDNGTTINAILQDIQFHPVTDKILHIDFVQIFDDKPITMEIPFETTGNSRGVRAGGVLRFNLRRIKVKGLASKLPDVIQGDITELRIGNKLYVTDVASEDYTILHPDNTVICQVKTSRNAVAEEEEEGAEEDAA
- a CDS encoding ribose-phosphate pyrophosphokinase, with protein sequence MSKTAIEAKFFACSQSTELAEKIAASYGATLGNVITSTYSDGEFQPSFEESVRGARVFIIGSTHPNSDHLMEMLLMLDAAKRASARHITAVLPYYGWARQDRKDKPRVPIAAKLIAKTLETAGATRIITMDLHAAQIQGFFEKPVDHLFASTIFLPYLQSLNLDNLTIASPDMGGSKRAYAYSKALSSDVVICYKQREKANIISHMELIGNVEGKNVVLVDDMVDTAGTLTKAADVMIERGAKSVRAICTHPILSGSAYERIEGSKLEELIVTDSIPLKKESKKIRVVSCADLFADVMYRVHHNESISSKFLM